In Kineococcus endophyticus, one genomic interval encodes:
- the efp gene encoding elongation factor P: MASTNDLKNGTVLNLDGNLWSVVEFQHVKPGKGGAFVRTKLKNVLSGKVVDRTFNAGSKVDTATVDKRDMQYLYKDGEDFVFMDSATYDQLHVSAATVGDAANYMLESTEAIVATHDGTPLYVELPTSVVLEITYTEPGLQGDRSTGGTKPATVETGYEIQVPLFLETGTKVKVDTRTGDYLGRVND; this comes from the coding sequence GTGGCATCGACGAACGACCTGAAGAACGGCACCGTGCTGAACCTCGACGGCAACCTCTGGTCGGTGGTCGAGTTCCAGCACGTGAAGCCCGGCAAGGGCGGTGCCTTCGTCCGGACGAAGCTCAAGAACGTCCTGTCCGGCAAGGTCGTCGACCGCACCTTCAACGCGGGCAGCAAGGTCGACACCGCGACGGTCGACAAGCGCGACATGCAGTACCTGTACAAGGACGGCGAGGACTTCGTCTTCATGGACTCCGCCACCTACGACCAGCTGCACGTCAGCGCGGCGACCGTCGGTGACGCGGCCAACTACATGCTCGAGAGCACCGAGGCGATCGTCGCCACGCACGACGGCACCCCGCTCTACGTCGAGCTCCCGACCTCGGTCGTCCTCGAGATCACGTACACCGAGCCGGGCCTGCAGGGCGACCGCTCCACCGGTGGCACCAAGCCGGCGACCGTCGAGACCGGGTACGAGATCCAGGTCCCGTTGTTCCTCGAGACCGGCACGAAGGTCAAGGTCGACACCCGCACGGGCGACTACCTCGGCCGCGTCAACGACTGA
- the nusB gene encoding transcription antitermination factor NusB yields MAARRKARKRALEVLFEADQRRLAPLDVLRDKIQRADPPVGEYAVTLVEGVVSQQARIDEVLSTYSMGWTLDRMPAVDRALLRLGVWEILHAPDVPDHVAVSEAVEIAQELSTDESPKFVNGLLARIAELKETLSA; encoded by the coding sequence ATGGCCGCTCGCCGCAAGGCGCGCAAGCGCGCGCTGGAGGTCCTCTTCGAGGCCGACCAGCGCCGCCTCGCCCCCCTCGACGTCCTGCGGGACAAGATCCAGCGGGCCGACCCGCCCGTCGGTGAGTACGCCGTCACCCTCGTCGAAGGGGTCGTCTCGCAGCAGGCCCGCATCGACGAGGTCCTCTCGACGTACTCGATGGGCTGGACCCTCGACCGGATGCCGGCCGTCGACCGCGCCCTCCTGCGCCTGGGCGTCTGGGAGATCCTGCACGCCCCCGACGTCCCCGACCACGTCGCGGTCAGCGAGGCCGTCGAGATCGCGCAGGAGTTGTCGACCGACGAGTCACCGAAGTTCGTCAACGGCCTGCTCGCGCGGATCGCGGAGCTGAAGGAGACGCTCTCCGCCTGA